The Cinclus cinclus chromosome 3, bCinCin1.1, whole genome shotgun sequence genome has a window encoding:
- the KIF3C gene encoding kinesin-like protein KIF3C has product MAGKPRRGCEALRVVARCRPMSRREEAAGYERVLELDVKLGQVSIRNPRAAPGELPKTFTFDAVYDASSKQADLYDETVRPLIDSVLQGFNGTVFAYGQTGTGKTYTMQGAWAEPEKRGIIPSAFEHIFTHISRSQNQQYLVRASYLEIYQEEIRDLLAKDQSKKLELKENPETGVYIKDLSSFVTKNVKEIEHVMNLGSQTRSVGSTNMNEHSSRSHAIFLITIECSETGPDGEEHIRVGKLNLVDLAGSERQNKMGAHGERPKEASKINLSLSALGNVISALVDGRSTHIPYRDSKLTRLLQDSLGGNAKTIMVATLGPASHSYDESLSTLRFANRAKNIKNKPRVNEDPKDTLLREFQEEIIRLKAQLERRGMLGKKRRRSSRRKKAVDGEGTVDNEGEDENEDGLEKNMEYYLKEQKEKLEEEKAAIQDDHSLVSEEKQKLLREKEKMIEDLRKEQEATELLAIKYKAMESKLLIGGRTIVDHTNEQQKMLELKRQEIAEQKRREREMQQEMLLRDEETMELRDTYTSLQQEVEIKTKKLKKLYAKLQAVKAEIQDQHDEYIRVRQDLEEAQNEQTRELKLKYLIIENFIPPEEKNKIMNRLYFDSDEDQWKFQPLVPTGGNSLQMKRRPTSAVGYKRPISQYARVAMARRSHPRFRAENIMFLELDLSPPAIFEFERSRDPAEQDPRALHLERLLHLDSLLERPAASRVRKSRSWCQTPRSLSSSTTHVCLASSSPCAAPLPAQE; this is encoded by the exons atggCCGGTAAGCCCCGCCGCGGCTGCGAGGCGCTCCGGGTGGTGGCCCGGTGCCGGCCCATGAGCCGGAGGGAGGAGGCGGCGGGATACGAGCGCGTCCTGGAGCTGGACGTGAAGCTGGGCCAGGTGAGCATCCGCAAcccccgcgccgctcccgggGAGCTGCCCAAGACCTTCACCTTCGACGCCGTGTACGACGCTAGCTCCAAGCAGGCCGACCTCTACGATGAGACGGTGCGGCCGCTCATCGACTCGGTGCTGCAGGGCTTCAACGGCACCGTCTTCGCCTACGGCCAGACCGGCACCGGCAAGACCTACACCATGCAGGGCGCCTGGGCGGAGCCGGAGAAGCGCGGCATCATCCCCAGCGCCTTCGAACACATCTTCACCCACATCTCCCGCTCGCAGAACCAGCAGTACCTGGTGAGGGCCTCGTACCTGGAGATCTACCAGGAGGAGATCAGGGACCTCCTCGCCAAGGACCAGAGCAAGAAGCTGGAGCTGAAGGAGAACCCCGAGACCGGGGTGTACATCAAGGACCTCTCCTCCTTCGTGACCAAGAACGTCAAGGAGATCGAGCACGTGATGAACCTGGGCAGCCAGACCCGCTCCGTGGGCAGCACCAACATGAACGAGCACAGCTCGCGCTCCCACGCCATCTTCCTGATCACCATCGAGTGCAGCGAGACGGGGCCGGACGGCGAGGAGCACATCCGCGTGGGCAAGCTCAACCTCGTGGACCTGGCCGGCAGCGAGCGCCAGAACAAGATGGGGGCCCACGGAGAGCGCCCCAAAGAAGCCTCCAAGATCAACCTCTCCCTCTCGGCCCTGGGCAACGTCATCTCGGCGCTGGTGGACGGCCGGAGCACGCACATCCCCTACCGGGACTCCAAGCTCACCCGCCTGCTGCAAGACTCCCTCGGGGGCAACGCCAAGACAATCATGGTGGCCACCTTGGGGCCGGCCTCGCACAGCTACGATGAGAGCCTGTCCACCCTCAGGTTCGCCAACAGGGCCAAGAACATCAAGAACAAGCCCCGGGTGAACGAGGACCCCAAGGACACCTTGCTGCGGGAATTTCAGGAGGAGATCATCCGGCTGAAAGCCCAGCTGGAGAGACGTGGGATgctggggaagaagaggagaaggagcagccgGAGGAAGAAAGCAGTGGATGGAGAGGGCACCGTGGACAATGAAGGGGAGGACGAGAATGAGGATGGCCTGGAGAAGAACATGGAGTATTACTTgaaggagcagaaggagaagctggaagaggagaaagCCGCTATCCAGGATGACCACAGCCTGGTGAgtgaggagaagcagaagctgctccgggagaaggagaagatgatcGAGGACCTGCGGAAGGAGCAGgaggccacagagctgctggccaTCAAGTACAAG gccATGGAGAGCAAGCTGCTCATCGGGGGCAGGACCATCGTGGACCACACCAACGAGCAGCAGAAGATGCTGGAGCTGAAGAGACAGGAGATCGCTGAGCAG AAACGCCGGGAGCGAGAGatgcagcaggagatgctgctgagGGACGAGGAGACCATGGAGCTGCGGGACACCTAcacctccctgcagcaggaggtggAGATCAAAACCAAGAAGCTCAAGAAG ctctATGCCAAGCTCCAGGCTGTGAAGGCTGAGATCCAGGACCAGCACGACGAGTACATCCGTGTGCGCCAGGACCTGGAGGAGGCCCAGAACGAGCAGACACGGGAGCTGAAGCTCAA gTACTTGATCATTGAGAACTTCATCCCTCCTGAGGAGAAGAACAAGATCATGAATCGCCTGTACTTCGACAGCGACGAGGACCAGTGGAAATTCCAGCCACTGGTTCCCACTGGAGG GAACAGCCTCCAGATGAAGAGGCGCCCGACCTCTGCCGTGGGCTACAAGAGACCCATCAGTCAATACGCCCGGGTGGCCATGGCCAGGAGATCCCACCCCCGCTTCCGG GCTGAGAACATCATGTTCCTGGAGCTGGACCTGTCCCCCCCGGCCATCTTCGAGTTTGAACGCAGCAGGGACCCAGCGGAGCAGGACCCGCGGGCGCTGCACCTGGAGAGGCTGCTGCACCTGGACAGCCTCCTGGAGCGGCCAGCAGCCTCCCGTGTGCGCAAGTCCCGCTCCTG gtgccagaCGCCGCGGTCGCTGTCATCCTCCACCACCCACGTGTGTCTCGCCTCCAGCTCCCCGTGTGCCGCCCCACTGCCGGCCCAGGAGTGA